Proteins from one Deltaproteobacteria bacterium genomic window:
- a CDS encoding ABC transporter ATP-binding protein, translating into MSRVDLNHVWKIYPRGNVIAVKDLTLVCHDKEFLAILGPSGGGKSSTLRMLAGLEEVTRGEILFDGRVVNNLGPAERNIALAFESYALYQRMTVYENIAFPLKARGMKKSMVDEKVKSIAQLLDLTSVLNKYPSSLAGGHQQRVSLARAFVRKPNVTLLDEPISHMDQRVRAELRARIRRLHDELGLTTIYVTHDQAEATSLCDRLAILRQAELQQIGTVEEIWSRPANRFVAYFVGEPAMNFIEGRVESPETVSIPNHQGNRIFRFTGEVDPRYVGAEITIGVRPQHLRVSQVEGREASVPGLVKIVEFQGDTTVLTIRLGNQANKEVKAVVPAAEKFGVNDAVWLGFSPDVIHLFDKETPILQRKNR; encoded by the coding sequence GTGAGCAGAGTCGATCTGAATCATGTTTGGAAGATCTACCCCCGGGGCAACGTCATAGCAGTGAAGGATCTGACGCTTGTCTGCCACGACAAGGAGTTTCTGGCCATCTTGGGTCCCTCAGGGGGCGGCAAGAGTTCCACCTTACGCATGCTGGCGGGGCTGGAGGAAGTTACCCGGGGAGAGATCCTTTTTGACGGAAGAGTTGTGAACAACCTCGGGCCGGCAGAAAGGAACATCGCTCTCGCTTTCGAGTCTTATGCCTTATACCAGCGGATGACCGTCTACGAAAATATCGCCTTTCCTCTGAAGGCCAGGGGAATGAAAAAGAGCATGGTGGACGAGAAGGTCAAATCGATTGCTCAGCTTCTTGACCTGACCTCGGTGCTGAACAAGTACCCGTCATCCCTGGCAGGCGGCCACCAGCAAAGAGTCTCTCTTGCTCGTGCTTTTGTGCGAAAGCCCAATGTGACCCTTCTCGACGAGCCTATCTCGCACATGGACCAGCGCGTGCGGGCCGAATTGAGAGCCCGAATCCGGAGGCTTCATGATGAACTCGGTCTCACCACGATCTATGTTACCCACGACCAGGCGGAGGCGACCTCCCTTTGTGACCGCCTCGCGATTTTGAGGCAGGCTGAATTGCAACAGATCGGAACGGTGGAGGAGATATGGAGTCGGCCCGCGAACCGGTTCGTGGCGTACTTCGTTGGAGAACCGGCAATGAACTTCATCGAAGGGCGGGTTGAGAGCCCGGAGACCGTCTCTATCCCAAACCATCAGGGAAACAGGATCTTTCGGTTCACCGGGGAAGTAGATCCAAGATACGTGGGTGCCGAGATTACAATCGGGGTCCGTCCCCAGCATCTGAGGGTTTCCCAAGTCGAGGGGAGAGAGGCCTCTGTCCCCGGGCTGGTCAAGATCGTCGAATTTCAGGGTGATACGACGGTCTTGACAATAAGGCTCGGCAACCAGGCGAACAAAGAGGTCAAGGCGGTCGTTCCGGCGGCGGAAAAATTCGGAGTGAACGATGCTGTCTGGCTCGGCTTCAGCCCTGATGTTATCCATCTCTTCGATAAGGAGACCCCGATACTGCAAAGGAAAAACCGGTAG
- a CDS encoding dihydrodipicolinate synthase family protein — protein MTERISGIIAPVTTPFADEELSIDHLRSNIRQYGETPLAGFFALGSNGENKSLTEEEKLKIIETVVEEKSEGQIVMAGTGYESTRQTIAFSKKAAELGADCVSLLTPSYFKKRLTDEAMIRYYTEVAEALDVPVLAYNAPGFTGMTLSARVIEKISQHPNVAGMKDTSPDGLARYLAVRGENFDVLSGTINTLFIGLSLGASGGVVSLANAFPLPCCELYNRFQEGDLEGARELHYRLFNLNQTVSGSFGVAGVKYAMEVAGYYGGLPRRPLLPLTDGDKESIRRAISKAGLAEPGQP, from the coding sequence ATGACAGAGCGTATTTCCGGAATCATTGCCCCCGTTACCACGCCTTTTGCAGATGAGGAACTCTCCATCGACCACCTGAGGAGTAATATCCGTCAATACGGCGAAACGCCTCTGGCTGGTTTTTTTGCCCTTGGAAGCAACGGCGAGAACAAGAGCCTGACGGAAGAGGAGAAGCTGAAAATCATCGAAACCGTGGTCGAAGAAAAATCAGAAGGCCAGATCGTCATGGCAGGAACCGGTTATGAGTCGACCCGCCAGACGATCGCTTTTTCAAAGAAGGCCGCGGAATTAGGCGCGGACTGCGTGTCTCTTTTGACCCCGTCCTATTTCAAGAAGAGACTGACCGACGAAGCCATGATCCGCTACTACACGGAGGTGGCCGAGGCCCTTGATGTTCCCGTGCTCGCATACAATGCACCCGGCTTCACCGGGATGACCCTCTCGGCCCGGGTCATAGAGAAGATCTCCCAGCATCCCAACGTTGCAGGCATGAAGGACACATCGCCGGACGGCCTCGCCCGGTATCTGGCCGTCCGTGGGGAGAACTTCGACGTCCTATCCGGAACGATCAATACCCTGTTTATCGGGTTGAGTCTGGGCGCCTCGGGAGGTGTCGTCTCTCTGGCAAACGCCTTTCCCCTTCCCTGCTGCGAACTCTACAACAGGTTCCAAGAAGGGGACCTCGAAGGGGCTCGCGAGTTGCACTACAGACTCTTCAATCTCAACCAGACCGTCTCTGGGAGCTTCGGCGTGGCAGGTGTGAAGTATGCCATGGAAGTGGCCGGTTATTACGGCGGCCTTCCGCGGCGTCCCCTTCTCCCCCTCACGGACGGTGACAAGGAGTCGATCAGGCGGGCCATCTCCAAAGCAGGATTGGCCGAGCCGGGACAGCCATAG
- a CDS encoding cupin domain-containing protein: MKYLVNIEDMKPDEEERSLRYAVKDRKSEILRDTYFLVDPENSPSRNLKMGFTIIYPTGRTTGHAHEDMEEVYFVVSGRGRMVVGEDEFSIRAGDAFYIPFGEFHVTYNTGIEPLKIVWVTGRIQEKQEG; encoded by the coding sequence ATGAAGTATTTGGTAAACATCGAGGACATGAAACCAGATGAGGAGGAGCGTTCTCTCCGATACGCGGTCAAAGACCGGAAGAGCGAGATCTTGAGGGATACCTATTTCCTCGTCGACCCCGAGAATTCACCCTCCAGGAACTTGAAGATGGGGTTCACCATCATCTATCCAACCGGCAGGACGACCGGCCATGCCCACGAGGACATGGAAGAGGTCTATTTCGTCGTTTCCGGGAGGGGCAGGATGGTGGTCGGGGAGGATGAGTTTTCCATACGGGCCGGTGATGCATTCTACATACCCTTCGGTGAATTCCACGTAACCTACAATACCGGCATCGAGCCCTTGAAGATCGTCTGGGTGACAGGCCGGATCCAGGAGAAGCAAGAAGGATAG